In the genome of Dendrosporobacter quercicolus, the window GCTTTTGGCCAAATGATCGGCGGATTTAATGAAACCATTGCCAAGCTCAAAGGTATGGTGGGAACGGTGCGGGGGGAGACGGAAAAACTTTCAGGCTCCAGTGTGGAATTGGCGGCTGTGGCCAATGAGGCCAAACGGGCCGTTGAGGCAATTGCCCAGAGTGCGACGGAAATAGCCGGAAATTCGCAGGAAATCGAACATATGGCGCAGCAGGCGGCGCAAGGCACCGACCGGGTTGCAGATCTATCGCAAAAAACTTCCGACAGGCTGAAAATCCTGGCCGGTAACGCCGAAGCCATTGGCGTAGCGGCCGATAGCGGCAAAACGGCGATTCAGGAGGTTACCGCGGCAATTAGCAAGATTGCCGTACAGGCGGAAAATAATACCGCCAAGGTGGTAAGCGTGGGGGCAAAATCCAATCAGATCAGAGAAATCGCCGATATGATCCAGACAATTACCAAACAAACTGATTTATTGGCGCTCAATGCGGCGATTGAGGCGGCAAGAGCAGGCGAACATGGCCGGGGATTCGCCGTTGTCGCCGAGGAAGTGCGGAAGCTGGCCGAACAGTCGCAGGGGGCAGCCGGGCAAATCAATACAATTATTGACCAAATGCTCACCGATATGAATGAGGTAATTACTGTTTTTAAAACAACATCAGGTGAAATTAATGCCGAGGTCGGCAAAATGGGGCAGGCCAATGACAACTTTAGTGAGATCACCCGTTGTATTGCGCCGGTGCGGAGCGAAATCAGGGATGTCGTGCAAATGGCTGACGAGCAGGCCGGGTTTGCCGGAACCTTAAAGCAGGCGGTAGACCAGGTGGTCCGCGTATCACAGGAGGCGTCGGCATCTACCGAAACGACGGCCGCCGGCACCCAGCAGGTAAGCGCTTCCATCGATGAGATTGCCAATAACGCCCGTTCTTTATCGCGGCTTGCGGGTGAGCTGGAACAGGCGGTAATGGGCTTTAAATTATCAGACAGACAGCTGATCCGCGTGGCTTTCAGTTTGTCTGATTCTTCGACCTCCTATCTTGGTATGCAGCATTTTGCTAAATTGCTTAATGAAAAAGCCCCCGGACGGTATGAAGTTAAGATCTACCATAGCGCCCAGTTGGGTGAAGATCCCGAAATGCTGGAAAAACTCCAGCAGGGTCAGCTGGAAATGACCTTTATGTCATCAACTCCGGTTGCCGCAATTGCCCAGGAATTTATGCTGTTTGATTTTCCATTTTTGTTCAAAGATGAGCAAACCGTTGACAGAATACTGCAGGGACGGTTTGGGGCCAAAATACTGCAAGCTCTTAATAGCTACGGTTTTCACGGCCTGGCGCTGGCCGAAAATGGGTTTCGTGATTTAACCAATTCCAGACGGGAGGTATGCCGGCTGGAAGACTTTAAAGGCCTGAAAATCAGGACAATGGTCAATCCCGTCCATTTGGACACTTTTCGCTGCTTAGGGGCTGAAGCTGTCCCTATTCCGTTTGGTCAGCTGTATTCAGCGTTAAGTCAGGGTACGGTTGACGGGCAGGAAAACCCACTGTCCACCATTTCCAGCAGCAATTTCTATGAAGTGCAGAAATACCTGACATTGAGTCATCATGTGTATACGCCGTTTGTCATGCTGTATTCCGGCAAGCTGTGGGATGAACTTCCGGCTGCCGATCAGGCGGTAATTGAAGCCGCCGCAAGGCAAAGCGCTCTCTATACTACTGAGATCAACCGCAAAATGACCGGCGGAATTATTCCTGAATTAGAGCGGAACGGCATGAAAATTGCGCGGATTTCCGATGATGAACTGGCTCGTATTCAACAGGCGGTAACGCCTGTTTATGAAAAATACAAAGGCCAGGTTCAGGATTTACTGGAGGAGCTGCGCCGCGAAATAAAACAGTAGCAGCCGGGGGATTTTGCGCAATTGAGCAAATGCAGGAATGGAAACCGTGCAGTGTTGTCATAACGGTTAGATTAACGCGGGGCGCTTGGCGGTGTGCATACCGGCCATAAGACGCCTGACGGCGGCGCAGTTTGCCAAACCCCGTCCGGTCAGGCGTGCTGCTGTACCGGAACTTGACAGACAAGCCGCCTCTTCTTATAATTCAATTGAACTTCAATTCATTTTTTTAACGGAGGCTGCTATGTCGAATCTATTTTCGCAGATACGAACGCGCTATCATGTGTTGTCGCCGGCGCAAAAACACATTGCGGATTTTGTGCTGAATAACTCGGAACAGGTGATGTTATTTTCCCTGGGAGATCTAGCCGAGAAATGCAGTACCAGTGAAACCACAATTCTGCGTTTTTTACGTAAACTTGGGTTTGATTCCTATCAGGTGTTCCGGGTTAAAATTGCCCAGGATTTATCCAACAATACTACGCAGGCTATTTATGAAGAAATCCAGAACGGCGATACCGCGGAACAAATCCGTCAAAAAGTTATCATGTCGACGGTAGCTTCTATTCAGGACCTGAATAATCTGATTGATCCCGAATTGCTGGTTAAGGTAGCGGACCTTATTACCAAAGCCCAGCGGATTTTATTTTGCGGCGCCGGCGCTTCCGGCGCGGTTGCTATTGATGCATTTCATAAATTTTTGCGGCTGGGTTTTGATGTGTCCTACCATAATGACGCTCATTTTATGAGCATCGCCTGCGCCAGCGCCGATGAAAAGGCCTTGGTAGTGGTCATCAGCCATTCCGGCGAAAGCCGGGATATTCTGGATGCCGCCAGTCTGGCCAAGGGAAACGGCGCGCCGGTCGTGGCTTTAACCAGCTATGGTCATTCTTCCGTGGTCAAATTCGCCGATTTTGTACTGTTAAGTTCGTCAAATGAAACCAAATACCGCTCGGATGCGATGGTTTCCCGGATACTGCAGCTGGTGATTGTGGATATGCTGTATGTGAACGTGGTATTGAAGCTTGGCAATAAGGGCATTGATCGTGTGAATAAATCCCGGTTGGCGGTTGCCAAGAAGAAGGTCTAAAAAATTGTCCGGGGAAAAGGGTGTCGCAAAACGTTTTTCAAAAAAAAACGTAATGCGGCGCTCTTTTTTTGACAAAAACAGGGGGGACAGATCCCTCGTTGCAAAAGCAACAAGGGATCTGTCCCCTGTTTGAATACGGTTTTCCAGCTACGGACGAGTTAGCGTTTTTGGATTGCTTGCAAGCGTTCCGCTGTGACAGCCCTTTTTTATCGCGACGGTGTCCTATGCCGGTATTCCTGCAACAGCCCGGAGCGCCAGAGGGAAACAGCCAATGGCATAATGTTTACCATAAAATAATTATAGACAGACTGGCATAAATTTGTTAAAGTGTAATAACAAACACATATGTTTTTATGGAAGGGATATATAGAACATTTGTGTTTGTTATTTGCCTAATAATTATGGATTCATTACACAAAGGAGGGGCAGCATATGACTGATTTTGATTTTGGCAGTATGATTAAGAAAGACCGTAGCGAAAGGAAGCATCAGCAGTTTAGCGGAACTTTACTTGACTATTTAGCTATTGTCAAGGAAAACCCCAGTGTAGCTATGCTGGCTCACCGGCGAATGTACGAGTTACTTAGCGATCCTGGTGTGCAGATCTTAAAAACCGAAGAAAATGCCCGGTTGAAGCGGATTCATGGCAGTGGGATTTTGAAAAAATACAATTTCTTTACGAATGATTTTTATGGTATTGACAAAAGCATCATGCAATTGATGCGCTATTTTCATTCAGCGGCAATGAAAGGTGAAGAGGCGCGGCAGGTGCTGTATCTGGTCGGCCCGGTCGGCGCCGGTAAGTCTTCACTAATGGAAGCGTTGAAAAGGGCGCTGGAAATGAGTGCGCCAATCTATGCGTTAAAGGACTGCCCGATGAGGGAGGAACCGCTGCATCTCATTCCCAAGCATTTGCGGCCCGAATTTGAGCAGGTGCTGGGTGTAAAAATTGAGGGTGATCTTTGTCCGGTTTGCCGTCATCGCCTGAAGAATGACTATCAGGGCGAGTATGAAAAATTTCCGGTGACTATGAGCGAGTTTTCCATCAGGTCGCGCAAGGGCGTTGGCGTTGTGCCGCCGGTTGACCCCAATAACCAGGATACCTCGGTACTGTCCGGTTCGGTTGATATTTCCAAAATGGATATGTATGCCGAGGATGATCCCCGGGTGATGTCGCTAAACGGCGCTTTTAATGTCGGTAATCGCGGAATTGTCGAGTTCATTGAGGTTTTTAAAAACGATGTTGAATATTTGCATACCATGATAACAGCAACCCAGGAGAAATCCATCCCCTCGCCCGGCAAAGGCTCGATGATTTACTTTGACGGCATTATCCTGGCCCACTCCAATGAGTCGGAATGGAACCGGTTTAAGTCCGATCACACCAATGAAGCAATTCTGGACAGAATTGTTAAGGTCGAAGTTCCTTATTGCCTGGAGCTCGACGAGGAAGTAAAAATCTACAAAAAGATTCTTAACAACAGTTCTTTTCAGGCTCATATTGCTCCTCATACCCTTGAACTGGCCTCCATGTTTGCCATTTTGTCCAGGCTGAGTCCATCCAATAAAGTGGATGCGCTGACGAAACTGAAAATTTACAATGGCGAAGAAATTGTGGAGAAAGGGTCAACAAAGAAAATTGATATCAGCGAATTGCGGGATGAAGCGAACCGGGAAGGCATGAGCGGCATATCGACCCGCTTTATCATGAAAGCCCTGGGCTCTACGCTGGCTGAGGCGGAAAGCGACTGCATCAATCCCATTGCCCTTCTGGATACGCTGATTAAAGCGGTCAAGGATATGGCTGTGGCCGATGATGACCGGAAACGGTATTTGGGCTTTTTACAGGATGTGTTGAAGAAAGAATACAATAAGATTCTGGAAAAAGAAGTGACCAAGGCTTTTATTCACGGTTATCAGGAGCAGGCGGAAAGCTTATTCAATAATTATCTCGATCATGCCGAAGCCTTTGTTAATTCAACCAAGCTTAAAGACGGCAACACGGGGGAAGAGCTTGAACCTGACAGTAAGTTCCTGCAGTCCATTGAGGAGCAAATCGGCATTACCGGTACGGCTACGCTAGGATTCCGTCAGGATGTTACCGCCTATATGTTTTCGCTGCTGCGCAACGGGGCAAAAATCGATTATCGCAGTTATGAGCCGCTGAAAGAAGCCATAGAGAAAAAATTAACCGTTTCAGTCAAAGAGCTGTCACGGGTGGTGACAAAATCCAGGGTGCGGGATGACGAGCAGGACAGCAAATATAATGCGATGGTGGAAGAAATGAAGCGTAATGGTTACTGCGGCCACTGCTGCAATGTAATATTAAAATATGCCGCTAATAACCTATGGAAGGACTAGTACCGCGCCAATCCTGAAACTGCAAGTGAATGGCGAGACGGCATTGAAGTATCCGCCGGGCTGAAGAAAGGAGGAAGATGCGCATGGCTTTGTTTAAAGAAGGCAGCCTAACTCCATCTGACCGCTCCCAGTGGGACCGGAAGCGGCATCGTCAGCTGGTAGAGCAGGCCATCAAGAAAAATATGGGCGGCATCATTGCTGAAGAGAGCATTATCGGTCAGGACGGCAATAAAAAGTTTAAAATCCCGGTCAAGGGGATCAAAGAATATCAGTTTATTTACGGCGCAAACAATCAGGGCGCAGGTGCGGGAGACGGTACCCAGGAGCGCGGCCAGGTCATTGGCAAGAGGGGCGGACAACCGCAGGCAGGCAATGGCGACCAGGCCGGCAGCCAGCCGGGCGAGGATATCTTCGAGACGGAAATCACGCTGGATGAGCTGGTGCAGTATCTCTTTGAGGATTTGCAGCTGCCGGATATGGAGCGCAAGAAGTTCGCCGTTATTGAAGCAGAGCGAAAATGTAAATTGTCCGGGTATCAGAAAAAAGGCATTCCGCCGCGGCTGGCCAAAAAACGAACGGTTACCGAAAAAATCAAGCGGCTTAAGTCGGCGCTGCGGACCGAGGAGGAAGAGCGCGAGCCAATGGGGCGGCAGGGCTTTATTGAAGATGATTTGCGCTATCGCCGGGTCAAGGAAGAGCTTCGCCGAAACTCTAACGCCGTCGTCATCTGCATTATGGATACGTCCGGATCAATGGATCAGACCCGTAAATATTTAGCCCGCAGTTTTTACTTCCTGTTATATCAGTTTGTCCGTTACAGGCATGAGCAGGTAGAAGTTGTGTTTGTGGCTCATAGTACCGAGGCCCAGGAAGTAACCGAGGACGAATTTTTTCACAAGGGTGAATCCGGGGGAACCTTTATCAGCAGCGGCTATGCCAAAGCGCTGGAAATTATTGAGCAGCGCTACAATCCAGCAGTCTGGAATATTTATGCCTTTCATTGCTCGGATGGCGACAACTGGGACGATGACAACAGCAAAGCAGTCACTCTGGCGAATGAGTTATGCGCGGTCTGCAATTTATTCGGCTATGGCGAGGTAGCCGTAAATTCCTATTATGGCAGCATTCGGGAGCAGTTTAAGGCAGGCGTGAAACACGACAATTTTGTCATTGCGGCGATCAACGCTAAAGAGGACATCTGGCCGGCGTTTAAAAAAATCATCGAGAAGGAAGGGGCCGGAGGTGAAGCGCATGACGGCTGAATACAGCATCAATGATTTAACCTATTGGAACAACCGGATTGAAGAAGCGGTCAAAGCCATTGGCCTGGATTGCTATGAACAGCATTTTGAAATTTGCAGTTGCGAAGATATGCTGTGCTATGAGGCCTATGTCGGCATGCCGGCGCACTATCCCCACTGGAGTTACGGCAAAGCCTATGAGCGGCAGAAAACGTATTATCAGTACAATTTAACCGGCCTGCCATATGAGATGGTCATTAATTCCGATCCCTGCCTCGCCTATTTGATGCGGGACAATACGTTACTGCTGCAAATTCTGACCATGGCTCATGTCTATGGACATAATGATTTTTTCAAAAACAACCGCTTGTTTAAACGGGATACCAGGGCCGAACTGACGCTGGAAATGTTTAAAGCCCATGCCGACAGGGTCAGAAGTTATATTCAGGATCCCGGCATTGGCCCGGATAAGGTAGAGCGGATATTGGACGCCGCTCACGCCCTGCGGTTTCAGGTACCGCGCAACGGACCAGGCAGAGCTGTCAGCCGGCCGGTCTTAAATGAGGAAACCCCTGAAGCGGCAGCCGGCCGGCTGCAGGACGATTTGCTGGGGTTTCTGGCCGAACGGGGCGCGCTGGTGGAGTGGGAGCGGGATTTAGTTCATATTGTCCGGGATGAATCGGTTTATTTTATGCCGCAAATAGAGACTAAAATCATGAATGAAGGCTGGGCCAGCTACTGGCATTATCAAATATTGCAGCAGCTTGAGCTGCCGCAAAAACTGCACCTGGAATTTCTGCAGCGGCATAATCTGGTCGTTCGCCCGCATCAGGGGCAGATCAATCCTTATTTTGTCGGTTTCAAGCTGTTTGAATATCTAAACCGGCAGTATGGCGCGTCGCAGCTGATGACAATCCGGGCTGATGAACGGGATCAGTCTTTTTTGAGGCGGTACCTTACCAGGGAACTTTGCGAGGATTTGTCGCTGTTTACGCATGATGTGCAGGGAGAGGATATTGTTGTAACTGAAGTTTCGGATGACGAAGGCTGGAAAAAAATTCGGGATGTGCTGGCCCAATCAGTCGGGACAGGCAATATCCCGGTGATTAAGCCGCAAAGTGTTGAGCAGGGCAAATTAATGATCGGGCATTCTTTTGACGGACGGGAGCTTGAACTGAACTACGCCCGGGAAACGTTAAACTATGTGGCTGCTTTGTGGGGCGGAACTGTCGAATTGAATACGGTAATCAACGGTCAAACGGTTGTGCTGTCAGCAACCAAAAACTGAATACGGACCAGGCCGTATTACTACAGAGCAAAACGGTCAGCGACCCTCTTGGGTATGCTGACCGTTTTAGTTTCGTAGTGAATTGTCCCATATGGGCCGGAAATGTCGCTTGGCGGGGCCTGGCCGGATATTGCGGCGTTTATGAATGGATTGGCGATTGAGATTTTGGCGTTGTGCTTAGGTCGGGAGGAACTGTCCGCGCTAAATGGATCCAACGGCGGATGGAA includes:
- the yhbH gene encoding sporulation protein YhbH — encoded protein: MALFKEGSLTPSDRSQWDRKRHRQLVEQAIKKNMGGIIAEESIIGQDGNKKFKIPVKGIKEYQFIYGANNQGAGAGDGTQERGQVIGKRGGQPQAGNGDQAGSQPGEDIFETEITLDELVQYLFEDLQLPDMERKKFAVIEAERKCKLSGYQKKGIPPRLAKKRTVTEKIKRLKSALRTEEEEREPMGRQGFIEDDLRYRRVKEELRRNSNAVVICIMDTSGSMDQTRKYLARSFYFLLYQFVRYRHEQVEVVFVAHSTEAQEVTEDEFFHKGESGGTFISSGYAKALEIIEQRYNPAVWNIYAFHCSDGDNWDDDNSKAVTLANELCAVCNLFGYGEVAVNSYYGSIREQFKAGVKHDNFVIAAINAKEDIWPAFKKIIEKEGAGGEAHDG
- a CDS encoding PrkA family serine protein kinase; amino-acid sequence: MTDFDFGSMIKKDRSERKHQQFSGTLLDYLAIVKENPSVAMLAHRRMYELLSDPGVQILKTEENARLKRIHGSGILKKYNFFTNDFYGIDKSIMQLMRYFHSAAMKGEEARQVLYLVGPVGAGKSSLMEALKRALEMSAPIYALKDCPMREEPLHLIPKHLRPEFEQVLGVKIEGDLCPVCRHRLKNDYQGEYEKFPVTMSEFSIRSRKGVGVVPPVDPNNQDTSVLSGSVDISKMDMYAEDDPRVMSLNGAFNVGNRGIVEFIEVFKNDVEYLHTMITATQEKSIPSPGKGSMIYFDGIILAHSNESEWNRFKSDHTNEAILDRIVKVEVPYCLELDEEVKIYKKILNNSSFQAHIAPHTLELASMFAILSRLSPSNKVDALTKLKIYNGEEIVEKGSTKKIDISELRDEANREGMSGISTRFIMKALGSTLAEAESDCINPIALLDTLIKAVKDMAVADDDRKRYLGFLQDVLKKEYNKILEKEVTKAFIHGYQEQAESLFNNYLDHAEAFVNSTKLKDGNTGEELEPDSKFLQSIEEQIGITGTATLGFRQDVTAYMFSLLRNGAKIDYRSYEPLKEAIEKKLTVSVKELSRVVTKSRVRDDEQDSKYNAMVEEMKRNGYCGHCCNVILKYAANNLWKD
- a CDS encoding DctP family TRAP transporter solute-binding subunit; its protein translation is MSIQQEILLTVMGIILTVNLIAVAGMAICVSPDFWQSFLQYGLGLLVVLQLLSGVVVWLWLKKLFTPLQLIRQGVDSLGTGNLTSPIDYPGRNAFGQMIGGFNETIAKLKGMVGTVRGETEKLSGSSVELAAVANEAKRAVEAIAQSATEIAGNSQEIEHMAQQAAQGTDRVADLSQKTSDRLKILAGNAEAIGVAADSGKTAIQEVTAAISKIAVQAENNTAKVVSVGAKSNQIREIADMIQTITKQTDLLALNAAIEAARAGEHGRGFAVVAEEVRKLAEQSQGAAGQINTIIDQMLTDMNEVITVFKTTSGEINAEVGKMGQANDNFSEITRCIAPVRSEIRDVVQMADEQAGFAGTLKQAVDQVVRVSQEASASTETTAAGTQQVSASIDEIANNARSLSRLAGELEQAVMGFKLSDRQLIRVAFSLSDSSTSYLGMQHFAKLLNEKAPGRYEVKIYHSAQLGEDPEMLEKLQQGQLEMTFMSSTPVAAIAQEFMLFDFPFLFKDEQTVDRILQGRFGAKILQALNSYGFHGLALAENGFRDLTNSRREVCRLEDFKGLKIRTMVNPVHLDTFRCLGAEAVPIPFGQLYSALSQGTVDGQENPLSTISSSNFYEVQKYLTLSHHVYTPFVMLYSGKLWDELPAADQAVIEAAARQSALYTTEINRKMTGGIIPELERNGMKIARISDDELARIQQAVTPVYEKYKGQVQDLLEELRREIKQ
- a CDS encoding SpoVR family protein, coding for MTAEYSINDLTYWNNRIEEAVKAIGLDCYEQHFEICSCEDMLCYEAYVGMPAHYPHWSYGKAYERQKTYYQYNLTGLPYEMVINSDPCLAYLMRDNTLLLQILTMAHVYGHNDFFKNNRLFKRDTRAELTLEMFKAHADRVRSYIQDPGIGPDKVERILDAAHALRFQVPRNGPGRAVSRPVLNEETPEAAAGRLQDDLLGFLAERGALVEWERDLVHIVRDESVYFMPQIETKIMNEGWASYWHYQILQQLELPQKLHLEFLQRHNLVVRPHQGQINPYFVGFKLFEYLNRQYGASQLMTIRADERDQSFLRRYLTRELCEDLSLFTHDVQGEDIVVTEVSDDEGWKKIRDVLAQSVGTGNIPVIKPQSVEQGKLMIGHSFDGRELELNYARETLNYVAALWGGTVELNTVINGQTVVLSATKN
- a CDS encoding MurR/RpiR family transcriptional regulator; translation: MSNLFSQIRTRYHVLSPAQKHIADFVLNNSEQVMLFSLGDLAEKCSTSETTILRFLRKLGFDSYQVFRVKIAQDLSNNTTQAIYEEIQNGDTAEQIRQKVIMSTVASIQDLNNLIDPELLVKVADLITKAQRILFCGAGASGAVAIDAFHKFLRLGFDVSYHNDAHFMSIACASADEKALVVVISHSGESRDILDAASLAKGNGAPVVALTSYGHSSVVKFADFVLLSSSNETKYRSDAMVSRILQLVIVDMLYVNVVLKLGNKGIDRVNKSRLAVAKKKV